The following coding sequences are from one uncultured Methanobrevibacter sp. window:
- a CDS encoding B12-binding domain-containing radical SAM protein → MKILFLNLPYEFNISRASRWPEKTKSGTLYYPYWLAYCVGVCEREGFECKLVDCITKAYSIEDTVNEVKGYEPDYIMAEITTPTCAYDYKVINSIKEAYPKAKIMIGGTHATILPDAVLKECLGIDYILRQEYDYTVGELIISDDVSNVKGVSYRVNCDGDDIAALDDVNLLADSIDFAVKHTEDREPLDDLDSLPYVSKVYEKYLNFDDYAYAFAQKPMIQIVSSRGCPNQCNFCSYPSTMGGRIYRTRSVSDLADEFEYILNELPEIKEIFIEDDTFTVNQPRVIEFCDEINRRGLEPVWSCNTRVDLTFETMKKMKDAGCRLLVCGYESGNQEVLNEIKKGITLEQSKAFAENARKLDIKVFGCFMIGLTGDSLETIDETYKFAQSVYPDMCFFQQAVPFPGTGFYDWAKENGYLITEDYSKWLNDDGYLNCLVDYPYADHKEIEKLRDNLMSKYYFSFAYIVKTFLANLDWAEFRRVMRGGTQYIAFRVKKALKRADNLD, encoded by the coding sequence ATGAAGATTTTATTTTTGAACTTGCCCTATGAATTCAATATAAGCAGGGCAAGCAGATGGCCTGAAAAGACCAAATCAGGCACTTTGTACTATCCCTATTGGTTAGCATACTGTGTTGGAGTGTGTGAAAGGGAAGGATTTGAATGCAAGCTTGTTGATTGCATTACAAAGGCATACTCAATTGAGGATACCGTCAATGAAGTGAAGGGGTATGAACCTGATTATATCATGGCTGAGATTACAACCCCTACCTGCGCTTATGATTATAAGGTTATCAATTCAATTAAGGAAGCTTATCCTAAAGCTAAAATAATGATTGGAGGAACCCATGCAACTATCTTGCCTGATGCAGTTCTTAAAGAATGCTTAGGCATTGACTATATCCTTCGTCAGGAATATGACTATACAGTTGGTGAACTTATAATTTCTGATGATGTGTCAAATGTCAAGGGAGTTTCATATAGGGTGAACTGCGATGGTGATGATATTGCTGCTTTAGATGATGTTAATCTATTAGCTGATTCCATTGATTTTGCTGTCAAGCATACTGAAGATAGAGAGCCATTAGATGATTTGGATAGCCTTCCTTATGTTTCCAAGGTTTATGAGAAATACTTGAACTTTGATGATTACGCTTATGCATTTGCCCAAAAGCCAATGATTCAAATCGTTTCATCAAGAGGATGTCCAAACCAGTGCAATTTCTGCAGCTATCCATCTACAATGGGTGGAAGGATTTACAGGACAAGATCTGTCAGTGACCTTGCAGATGAGTTCGAATATATTCTAAATGAGCTTCCGGAGATTAAGGAGATCTTCATTGAAGATGATACATTCACTGTAAACCAGCCAAGAGTCATTGAGTTCTGTGATGAAATCAACAGAAGAGGTTTGGAGCCTGTTTGGTCCTGCAATACAAGAGTGGATTTGACTTTCGAAACCATGAAAAAGATGAAGGATGCAGGTTGCAGATTGCTTGTTTGCGGTTATGAATCTGGAAATCAGGAAGTTTTAAATGAAATCAAGAAAGGTATCACTCTTGAGCAATCTAAGGCATTTGCGGAAAATGCAAGGAAATTGGACATTAAGGTGTTCGGATGCTTTATGATTGGCCTTACCGGTGACAGTCTTGAAACAATCGATGAAACCTATAAGTTTGCTCAATCAGTTTATCCTGACATGTGTTTCTTCCAGCAAGCGGTGCCTTTCCCAGGAACCGGATTCTATGATTGGGCTAAAGAGAATGGTTATCTTATTACAGAAGATTATTCCAAATGGCTAAATGATGACGGTTACTTGAATTGCCTTGTAGATTATCCTTATGCTGATCATAAGGAGATAGAGAAATTAAGGGACAATTTGATGAGCAAATATTATTTCTCATTTGCATATATTGTGAAGACTTTCTTGGCAAATCTTGATTGGGCAGAGTTTAGACGTGTAATGCGTGGAGGAACCCAATACATTGCATTTAGAGTAAAAAAAGCTTTGAAAAGGGCAGATAATTTAGATTGA
- a CDS encoding DUF4013 domain-containing protein — translation MEIGEIISDAAMYPINNVKALVIYGVLGIVAFLALIITGVGLIGAGEATGLLSGGLGILGIVGIIIAIAIFALIVGYMLDVVKIAINREDSAPEIDPVRQIINGIKLFILAIIYMIIPIIIMVILSAINETLGLILGFILLIVFDILLVIAQCRFAKTESLGEALNIGEVINDLKEIGIVKVLAIIIIIGIISYVLSAIATGIGNFSEIIGAILSGIVTIYTAFLQSRAYGLLYSDAE, via the coding sequence TGGAAATCGGTGAAATTATTAGTGATGCTGCAATGTATCCTATTAATAACGTAAAAGCACTTGTAATCTATGGGGTGCTTGGTATTGTTGCATTTTTAGCATTAATCATTACTGGTGTTGGATTAATTGGCGCTGGTGAAGCTACTGGATTATTATCCGGAGGATTAGGGATTTTAGGAATTGTTGGAATCATCATTGCAATAGCAATATTCGCACTGATTGTTGGATATATGTTAGATGTTGTGAAAATAGCTATCAACAGAGAAGATAGCGCTCCTGAAATTGATCCTGTAAGACAAATTATCAATGGTATCAAATTATTTATTTTAGCAATAATTTACATGATAATTCCAATCATAATAATGGTTATCCTATCTGCCATCAATGAAACTTTAGGTTTAATTTTAGGATTCATATTATTGATTGTATTTGATATACTTTTAGTAATTGCCCAATGTAGATTTGCAAAAACCGAAAGTTTAGGAGAAGCTTTGAACATTGGTGAAGTAATCAATGACCTCAAAGAAATCGGAATTGTAAAAGTCCTTGCAATAATCATTATTATAGGAATCATTTCTTACGTTTTATCTGCTATAGCTACTGGAATTGGAAATTTCTCTGAAATTATTGGGGCAATTTTATCTGGTATCGTTACTATATATACTGCATTCCTACAAAGCAGAGCATACGGTTTATTATATTCCGATGCAGAATAA
- a CDS encoding uroporphyrinogen-III synthase — protein sequence MVKRIAITRPKERSKAAKEFIENYGGEAVIVPTLELKLENTDSLKELMGRFGELDWLIFTSVSSIDSIFKFYPDFAQTLNPDCKIATIGTKTAEVAMNKGLHIDIIPKDYTAEGLIEEFKRIDLNNKIVGVPRTFSARTILPEELKNMGAEVILAESYKSVIPDDKKDIENLIQEIIDERIDGITFTSPLTVVNLFKTAEDDQKDELVEKLSSSTLTVAIGPITGKILDDYNVKHIYPERYTVKDMIDLMFRELNNQN from the coding sequence ATGGTAAAGAGAATAGCTATCACAAGACCTAAGGAAAGATCTAAAGCTGCAAAGGAATTCATAGAAAACTATGGAGGAGAAGCGGTTATAGTGCCAACATTGGAATTGAAACTGGAAAATACCGATTCACTAAAGGAATTGATGGGCAGATTTGGAGAATTGGACTGGTTAATATTCACTTCAGTCAGTTCAATCGATTCAATATTCAAGTTTTATCCGGACTTTGCTCAAACTTTAAATCCTGATTGCAAAATTGCTACTATTGGCACAAAAACTGCAGAAGTAGCTATGAATAAAGGACTCCATATAGATATCATACCAAAAGATTATACTGCTGAAGGACTCATTGAAGAATTTAAAAGAATCGACTTAAATAATAAAATTGTTGGCGTTCCCCGTACATTTTCTGCAAGGACTATTTTACCTGAAGAACTCAAAAACATGGGGGCTGAAGTCATCTTGGCAGAAAGCTATAAGTCAGTCATTCCAGATGACAAAAAAGACATTGAAAATTTAATTCAAGAAATCATAGATGAAAGGATAGATGGAATAACATTTACAAGTCCACTTACTGTGGTGAACCTATTCAAGACAGCTGAAGATGATCAAAAGGATGAACTTGTTGAAAAGTTATCAAGTTCCACACTTACAGTAGCCATTGGACCAATAACTGGAAAAATACTTGACGATTATAATGTAAAGCACATCTATCCTGAAAGATACACAGTCAAAGACATGATTGACTTGATGTTTAGGGAATTGAACAATCAAAATTAG